One genomic region from Nocardioides plantarum encodes:
- the sucD gene encoding succinate--CoA ligase subunit alpha has translation MSIYLNKDSKIIVQGMTGGMGAKHTTLMVESGSNIVGGVNARKAGTSVELGGKELPVFGSVAEAMKETGADVSVAFVPPAFTKAACIEAIDAGIGLLVVITEGVPVQDTAEVWSYLKSDANTAGTRMIGPNCPGIITPGESLAGITPHTIAGTGPIGLVSKSGTLTYQMMYELKDHGFSTAIGIGGDPIIGTTHIDALAAFEADPDTKAIVMIGEIGGDAEERAAAYIKDNVTKPVVGYVAGFTAPEGKTMGHAGAIVSGSSGTAQAKKEALEAVGVKVGKTPSETAALMREVLQSL, from the coding sequence ATGTCGATCTACCTGAACAAGGACAGCAAGATCATCGTCCAGGGCATGACCGGTGGCATGGGTGCCAAGCACACCACGCTGATGGTCGAGTCGGGCAGCAACATCGTGGGTGGCGTCAACGCCCGCAAGGCCGGCACCAGCGTCGAGCTCGGCGGCAAGGAGCTGCCGGTGTTCGGCAGCGTCGCCGAGGCGATGAAGGAGACCGGCGCCGACGTCTCGGTCGCGTTCGTGCCGCCGGCCTTCACCAAGGCCGCCTGCATCGAGGCCATCGACGCCGGCATCGGCCTGCTCGTCGTGATCACCGAGGGCGTGCCCGTGCAGGACACCGCCGAGGTGTGGTCCTACCTCAAGAGCGACGCCAACACCGCCGGCACCCGGATGATCGGCCCCAACTGTCCGGGCATCATCACGCCCGGTGAGTCGCTGGCCGGCATCACGCCCCACACCATCGCGGGCACGGGGCCGATCGGCCTGGTCTCCAAGTCGGGCACCCTGACCTACCAGATGATGTACGAGCTCAAGGACCACGGCTTCTCGACCGCCATCGGCATCGGTGGTGACCCGATCATCGGCACCACCCACATCGACGCCCTGGCGGCGTTCGAGGCCGACCCCGACACCAAGGCGATCGTGATGATCGGCGAGATCGGTGGCGACGCCGAGGAGCGGGCCGCGGCCTACATCAAGGACAACGTCACCAAGCCGGTCGTCGGCTACGTCGCGGGCTTCACCGCCCCTGAGGGCAAGACGATGGGCCACGCCGGCGCGATCGTGTCGGGCTCGTCCGGCACCGCGCAGGCCAAGAAGGAGGCCCTCGAGGCCGTGGGCGTCAAGGTCGGCAAGACGCCGTCCGAGACAGCGGCGCTGATGCGCGAGGTCCTGCAGAGCCTGTGA
- the purN gene encoding phosphoribosylglycinamide formyltransferase, giving the protein MSARLVVLVSGGGTNLQALLEACADPSYGAQVVAVGADRPGIEGLARAERAGVATFVCRVQDHPTRADWDAALAAEVAAHRPDLVVLAGFMKLVGESFLAAHGGRVVNTHPALSPSFPGMRGPAEALDYGVKVTGATLFMVDAGVDTGQIVAQTTVPVEDDDTVDSLHDRIKVAERTMLVEAVGRMAREGFTVEGRRVRFGR; this is encoded by the coding sequence GTGTCCGCGCGCCTGGTCGTCCTCGTCTCCGGCGGCGGCACCAACCTGCAGGCCCTGCTCGAGGCCTGCGCCGACCCGTCGTACGGCGCGCAGGTGGTCGCCGTGGGTGCCGACCGGCCCGGCATCGAGGGTCTGGCGCGGGCCGAGCGGGCCGGGGTCGCGACGTTCGTGTGCCGGGTCCAGGACCACCCGACGCGGGCGGACTGGGACGCCGCCCTGGCCGCCGAGGTGGCCGCGCACCGGCCCGACCTCGTCGTGCTCGCAGGCTTCATGAAGCTGGTGGGGGAGTCGTTCCTGGCCGCCCACGGCGGGCGCGTGGTCAACACCCACCCCGCCCTGTCGCCGTCCTTCCCGGGGATGCGCGGCCCGGCCGAGGCGCTCGACTACGGCGTCAAGGTCACCGGGGCCACGTTGTTCATGGTCGACGCCGGGGTCGACACCGGCCAGATCGTGGCGCAGACCACCGTCCCCGTCGAGGACGACGACACCGTCGACTCCCTCCACGACCGGATCAAGGTCGCCGAGCGCACGATGCTCGTCGAGGCGGTCGGACGGATGGCCCGCGAGGGCTTCACCGTCGAGGGTCGCCGGGTCCGGTTCGGGCGATAG
- the pcrA gene encoding DNA helicase PcrA, which yields MSAQPSLDGLAVGDPQDPDERPARRGPTPDELLEGLNDPQRAAVRHAGHPLLVVAGAGSGKTRVLTRRIAWLISERKAHPGSILAITFTNKAAAEMKERVEELVGRRARLMWVSTFHSACVRILRKEIDKLGYKSSFSIYDAQDQKRLMALVVKDLDLDARQFQPGPVLHWVSNHKNELRDAQQAAADAKNGVEESYAAAYTLYQRRLREANALDFDDLIMMTVHLMQTFPEVRETYRRRFRHVLVDEYQDTNHAQYALIHQLCADDPELTEGERIEPAELMVVGDADQSIYAFRGANIRNILDFEQDFPDATSILLEQNYRSTQTILTAANAVIGHNQGRKDKKLWSDAGDGERIVGYVADDERDEARFVSDEIDKLTDDGKRAGDVAVFYRTNAQSRVFEEVFIRTGQPYKVVGGVRFYERREVRDALAYLRMLVNADDSVSLRRILNVPKRGIGDRAVACVNELAVRERVTFWDALRRADEAPGLATRSLTNIRGFVAMVEELQAMVEAGERADVVLDHVLLKSGYLAELEASDDPQDATRVDNLGELVAVAREFSDDPLAGPSADPADVEADLVAPGLSDFLERVALVADSDQIPDDDDTQGVVTLMTLHTAKGLEFPTVFLTGLEDGVFPHSRSLGDRVELEEERRLAYVGITRARERLFISRAVVRSAWGAPSHNPASRFLDELPVDLVDWRRTEAAQTSWNRPDLASSSPAYGSGGGGFGQPTAAGRRHFSAAAARADADAKSIRNRTIPSLDPGDRVTHDSFGLGTVVALEGQGDKTIASIDFGSGPVKRLLLRVAPIQKL from the coding sequence ATGAGTGCCCAACCCTCCCTCGACGGACTCGCCGTCGGCGACCCCCAGGACCCCGACGAGCGCCCGGCCCGCCGCGGGCCCACGCCCGACGAGCTGCTCGAGGGTCTCAACGACCCGCAGCGGGCCGCCGTACGCCACGCGGGGCACCCGCTGCTCGTCGTGGCGGGTGCCGGGTCGGGCAAGACCCGGGTCCTGACCCGGCGGATCGCCTGGCTGATCTCCGAGCGCAAGGCCCACCCGGGCTCGATCCTGGCCATCACCTTCACCAACAAGGCCGCGGCCGAGATGAAGGAGCGCGTCGAGGAGCTCGTCGGCCGGCGCGCCCGGCTGATGTGGGTGAGCACCTTCCACTCCGCGTGCGTGCGCATCCTGCGCAAGGAGATCGACAAGCTGGGCTACAAGTCGAGCTTCTCCATCTACGACGCCCAGGACCAGAAGCGGCTGATGGCCCTGGTGGTCAAGGACCTCGATCTCGACGCGCGGCAGTTCCAGCCCGGGCCGGTGCTGCACTGGGTGAGCAACCACAAGAACGAGCTGCGCGACGCCCAGCAGGCCGCCGCCGACGCCAAGAACGGCGTCGAGGAGAGCTACGCCGCCGCCTACACGCTCTACCAGCGGCGCCTGCGTGAGGCCAACGCCCTCGACTTCGACGACCTGATCATGATGACGGTCCACCTGATGCAGACCTTCCCCGAGGTGCGCGAGACCTACCGCCGCCGGTTCCGCCACGTGCTCGTCGACGAGTACCAGGACACCAACCACGCGCAGTACGCCCTGATCCACCAGCTGTGCGCCGACGACCCCGAGCTCACCGAGGGCGAGCGGATCGAGCCGGCCGAGCTGATGGTGGTCGGTGACGCCGACCAGTCGATCTATGCGTTCCGCGGCGCCAACATCCGCAACATCCTCGACTTCGAGCAGGACTTCCCCGACGCCACCTCGATCCTGCTGGAGCAGAACTACCGCTCGACCCAGACCATCCTCACCGCAGCCAACGCGGTCATCGGCCACAACCAGGGCCGCAAGGACAAGAAGCTGTGGTCCGACGCCGGTGACGGCGAGCGGATCGTCGGCTACGTCGCCGACGACGAGCGTGACGAGGCCCGGTTCGTCAGCGACGAGATCGACAAGCTCACCGATGACGGCAAGCGCGCCGGCGACGTCGCGGTCTTCTACCGCACCAACGCCCAGTCGCGGGTGTTCGAGGAGGTCTTCATCCGCACCGGCCAGCCCTACAAGGTGGTCGGGGGCGTGCGGTTCTACGAGCGCCGCGAGGTCCGCGACGCGTTGGCCTACCTGCGGATGCTCGTCAACGCCGACGACTCGGTTTCGCTGCGCCGCATCCTCAACGTGCCCAAGCGGGGCATCGGAGACCGGGCGGTGGCCTGCGTCAACGAGCTGGCCGTGCGCGAGCGGGTCACCTTCTGGGACGCACTGCGCCGCGCCGACGAGGCCCCCGGCCTGGCGACCCGGTCGCTGACCAACATCCGGGGCTTCGTCGCCATGGTCGAGGAGCTGCAGGCGATGGTCGAGGCGGGTGAGCGCGCCGACGTCGTCCTCGACCACGTGCTGCTCAAGTCCGGCTACCTCGCCGAGCTCGAGGCCTCCGACGACCCCCAGGACGCCACCCGCGTCGACAACCTCGGCGAGCTGGTGGCCGTGGCCCGCGAGTTCTCCGACGACCCCCTGGCCGGGCCCTCGGCCGACCCCGCCGACGTCGAGGCCGACCTGGTCGCCCCCGGCCTCTCCGACTTCCTCGAGCGCGTCGCCCTCGTCGCCGACTCCGACCAGATCCCCGACGACGACGACACCCAGGGCGTGGTCACCCTGATGACCCTCCACACCGCCAAGGGGCTGGAGTTCCCCACCGTCTTCCTCACCGGCCTCGAGGACGGCGTCTTCCCTCACTCACGCTCGCTCGGTGACCGCGTCGAGCTCGAGGAGGAGCGCCGCCTCGCCTACGTCGGCATCACCCGGGCCCGCGAGCGACTCTTCATCTCCCGGGCCGTGGTCCGCTCGGCCTGGGGCGCGCCGTCGCACAACCCGGCGAGCCGCTTCCTCGACGAGCTCCCCGTCGACCTCGTCGACTGGCGCCGTACCGAGGCCGCGCAGACCAGCTGGAACCGCCCCGACCTCGCCTCGTCCTCCCCGGCGTACGGCAGTGGTGGCGGCGGCTTCGGCCAGCCGACCGCCGCCGGCCGACGCCACTTCTCCGCGGCCGCGGCCCGTGCCGACGCCGACGCCAAGTCGATCCGCAACCGCACGATCCCCTCCCTCGACCCCGGCGACCGCGTCACCCACGACTCCTTCGGCCTCGGCACCGTCGTGGCCCTCGAGGGCCAGGGCGACAAGACGATCGCCTCCATCGACTTCGGGTCCGGCCCGGTCAAGCGGTTGCTGCTGCGCGTGGCCCCGATCCAGAAGCTCTAG
- the sucC gene encoding ADP-forming succinate--CoA ligase subunit beta — translation MDLMEYQAKELFAKHGVATTLGIVVENAEDAKAAAEKIGGVTVIKAQVKAGGRGKAGGVKLAKTPDEAFEHATAILDLEIKGLPVNRVLVTPATPPEEEYYFSFLLDRANRQYLCIASVEGGVEIEEVAKTNPDAVKQIAIDPGTGVDAAKAREIATEAKFPEAVFEQAVEMITALYTVFVEEDATLVEVNPLARLAGDRLEALDGKVSLDENASEVRHPEHEAFEIKDESDPLEAKAKAKGLNYVKLDGQVGIIGNGAGLVMSTLDVVAYAGEAHGGVKPANFLDIGGGANAQVMADGLDVILNDEQVKSVFVNVFGGITACDEVANGIKGALEILGDAATKPLVVRLDGNNVDKGREILDTLNHPLVTQVDTMDGAADKAAELANG, via the coding sequence GTGGACCTGATGGAGTACCAGGCGAAGGAGCTCTTCGCGAAGCACGGCGTGGCAACGACCCTCGGGATCGTCGTCGAGAACGCCGAGGACGCGAAGGCAGCAGCCGAGAAGATCGGCGGCGTGACCGTGATCAAGGCGCAGGTCAAGGCCGGCGGTCGCGGCAAGGCCGGCGGCGTCAAGCTCGCCAAGACGCCCGACGAGGCCTTCGAGCACGCCACCGCGATCCTCGACCTCGAGATCAAGGGCCTGCCCGTCAACCGGGTGCTCGTCACGCCGGCGACGCCGCCGGAGGAGGAGTACTACTTCTCCTTCCTGCTCGACCGGGCCAACCGGCAGTACCTCTGCATCGCCTCCGTCGAGGGTGGTGTGGAGATCGAGGAGGTCGCCAAGACCAACCCCGACGCCGTCAAGCAGATCGCGATCGACCCCGGCACCGGTGTCGATGCCGCCAAGGCCCGCGAGATCGCGACCGAGGCGAAGTTCCCCGAGGCCGTCTTCGAGCAGGCCGTCGAGATGATCACGGCCCTCTACACGGTCTTCGTCGAAGAGGACGCCACGCTCGTCGAGGTCAACCCGCTCGCGCGGCTGGCCGGCGACCGGCTCGAGGCGCTCGACGGCAAGGTCTCCCTCGACGAGAACGCCTCCGAGGTGCGGCACCCCGAGCACGAGGCCTTCGAGATCAAGGACGAGTCCGACCCGCTGGAGGCCAAGGCGAAGGCCAAGGGCCTCAACTACGTCAAGCTCGACGGCCAGGTCGGGATCATCGGCAACGGCGCGGGCCTGGTCATGTCGACCCTCGACGTCGTCGCGTACGCCGGGGAGGCGCACGGCGGGGTCAAGCCCGCCAACTTCCTCGACATCGGTGGCGGCGCCAACGCCCAGGTGATGGCCGACGGCCTCGACGTCATCCTCAACGACGAGCAGGTCAAGAGCGTGTTCGTCAACGTCTTCGGCGGCATCACCGCCTGCGACGAGGTCGCCAACGGCATCAAGGGGGCCCTCGAGATCCTCGGCGACGCGGCCACCAAGCCGCTCGTCGTACGCCTCGACGGCAACAACGTCGACAAGGGTCGCGAGATCCTCGACACGCTCAACCACCCGCTGGTCACGCAGGTGGACACCATGGACGGTGCGGCCGACAAGGCCGCCGAGCTCGCGAACGGCTGA
- a CDS encoding LuxR C-terminal-related transcriptional regulator, with the protein MFRRGVRAELEAAGAGVVRVLAEAADVDEAVRAVAEHAPDVVLLDVHLPGGGGAAVMSRSPGTSARFLALSVSDAADDVIGTIRGGARGYVTKTITGAELVAAIRRVAEGDAVFSPRLAGFVLDAFAGSIVPAAVDEDLDRLTEREREVMRLIARGYAYKEVAKELFISIKTVETHMSSVLRKLQLSSRHELARWASDRRLL; encoded by the coding sequence ATGTTCCGCCGCGGCGTGCGCGCCGAGCTCGAGGCCGCCGGTGCGGGCGTCGTCCGGGTGCTCGCCGAGGCCGCCGACGTCGACGAGGCCGTGCGCGCCGTCGCCGAGCACGCACCCGACGTGGTGCTGCTCGACGTGCACCTGCCCGGCGGCGGGGGAGCGGCGGTGATGAGCCGCTCGCCCGGCACGTCGGCCCGGTTCCTGGCCCTCTCGGTGAGCGACGCCGCCGACGACGTCATCGGGACCATCCGCGGCGGAGCGCGCGGCTACGTCACCAAGACCATCACCGGTGCCGAGCTGGTCGCCGCGATCAGGCGCGTCGCCGAGGGCGACGCCGTCTTCTCGCCGCGCCTGGCCGGCTTCGTGCTCGACGCGTTCGCCGGCTCGATCGTGCCGGCCGCCGTCGACGAGGACCTCGACCGGCTCACCGAGCGCGAGCGGGAGGTGATGCGCCTGATCGCCCGCGGCTACGCCTACAAGGAGGTCGCCAAGGAGCTGTTCATCTCGATCAAGACCGTCGAGACCCACATGTCCTCGGTGCTGCGAAAGCTGCAGCTCTCCTCGCGCCACGAGCTGGCGCGCTGGGCGTCCGACCGTCGGCTGCTGTGA
- a CDS encoding M23 family metallopeptidase gives MGNHRAEPSGHGRRPSDSRPDTAYVGRRIARPAESPAQPAATPAPTGTGTHYFGDLDHTAELPLVRAQAPGKRRAVRHAGSRGPLFRGLPSAPVLLGVATMAVAIGGVLVSPSNTPATTLTSAQVNTVRPATALSGSGGIGTVGDSRTTLSRSGERDTLAQASGDELVAAAEAQAEERNAALGQLAAQAEKQAATIKENRWFLPTDPVVLTARFGEYGLWASYHTGLDFNGEDGDPIHAIANGVVTFAGFDGSYGNKTVVTLEDGTEIWYCHQTDQYVSVGDVVTGNEIIGTIGSTGHVTGSHLHVEVRPGGGDPVDPYAAFVANGVTP, from the coding sequence ATGGGAAACCACCGAGCGGAACCGAGCGGCCACGGCCGCCGTCCCTCGGACTCCCGACCCGACACCGCCTACGTCGGACGCCGCATCGCCCGCCCCGCCGAGTCTCCGGCGCAGCCCGCGGCGACGCCTGCTCCCACCGGCACCGGCACGCACTACTTCGGCGACCTCGACCACACGGCCGAGCTGCCGCTGGTTCGCGCCCAGGCTCCAGGCAAGCGCCGGGCGGTCCGTCACGCCGGGTCGCGCGGTCCGCTCTTCCGCGGCCTGCCGTCGGCACCGGTCCTGCTCGGTGTCGCCACCATGGCGGTGGCGATCGGCGGCGTGCTCGTCTCCCCCAGCAACACGCCCGCCACCACCCTGACCAGCGCGCAGGTCAACACCGTGCGCCCCGCCACCGCCCTCAGCGGCTCCGGCGGCATCGGCACCGTCGGCGACTCCCGCACGACCCTCAGCCGTAGCGGTGAGCGCGACACCCTCGCCCAGGCCAGCGGCGACGAGCTCGTGGCTGCCGCCGAGGCGCAGGCCGAGGAGCGCAACGCCGCCCTGGGCCAGCTCGCCGCCCAGGCCGAGAAGCAGGCCGCCACGATCAAGGAGAACCGCTGGTTCCTCCCCACCGACCCGGTCGTCCTCACCGCCCGCTTCGGCGAGTACGGCCTGTGGGCCAGCTATCACACCGGCCTCGACTTCAACGGTGAGGACGGCGACCCGATCCACGCGATCGCCAACGGCGTCGTGACCTTCGCCGGCTTCGACGGCTCCTACGGCAACAAGACCGTCGTGACCCTCGAGGACGGCACCGAGATCTGGTACTGCCACCAGACCGACCAGTACGTCTCCGTCGGCGACGTCGTCACCGGCAACGAGATCATCGGCACCATCGGTTCCACCGGCCACGTCACCGGCTCCCACCTCCACGTCGAGGTCCGCCCCGGCGGCGGCGACCCGGTCGACCCCTACGCCGCCTTCGTCGCCAACGGCGTCACCCCCTGA
- the purH gene encoding bifunctional phosphoribosylaminoimidazolecarboxamide formyltransferase/IMP cyclohydrolase encodes MADQTPDRPDRIEIKRALVSVYDKTGLEGLVRGLHDAGVALVSTGGSAALIEGLGLPVTRVEDLTGFPECLDGRVKTLHPRVHAGILADRRLPAHVQQLADLEVEPFDLVVVNLYPFTETVASGAAPDDCVEQIDIGGPSMVRAAAKNHPSVGVITSPASYDAVLAAVSAGGFTLAQRQRLAAEAFVHTATYDVAVASWMGSVLTDTSEGDGFPAWVGATWTKATGLRYGENPHQPAALYVDDHGPAGLAQAEQLHGKEMSYNNFLDTDAARRAAYDFDEPAVAIIKHANPCGIAVGSDVAEAHRRAHECDPTSAFGGVIAANRPVTVAMAEQVAEVFTEVIVAPAYDDGAVEVLARKKNIRVLVAEAPTRGGVETRPVSGGLLMQHRDAIDADGDDPTTWTLATGTPASPEVLADLAFAWRAVRAAKSNAILLAKDGASVGVGMGQVNRVDSCRLAVSRAGDRAAGSVAASDAFFPFEDGPQILIDAGVAAIVQPGGSMRDNLTVEAAEAAGVTMYFTGTRHFAH; translated from the coding sequence ATGGCTGACCAGACACCCGACCGCCCCGACCGCATCGAGATCAAGCGGGCCCTCGTGTCCGTCTACGACAAGACCGGGCTCGAGGGGCTCGTCCGGGGCCTCCACGACGCGGGCGTCGCCCTCGTCTCGACCGGCGGCTCGGCCGCGCTGATCGAGGGCCTGGGTCTGCCGGTGACCCGGGTCGAGGACCTCACCGGGTTCCCCGAGTGCCTCGACGGGCGCGTCAAGACGCTGCACCCCCGCGTGCACGCCGGCATCCTCGCCGACCGCCGCCTCCCCGCCCACGTGCAGCAGCTCGCCGATCTCGAGGTCGAGCCGTTCGACCTGGTCGTGGTCAACCTCTACCCGTTCACCGAGACCGTCGCCTCGGGGGCCGCACCCGACGACTGCGTCGAGCAGATCGACATCGGCGGCCCGTCGATGGTGCGCGCCGCGGCCAAGAACCACCCGTCGGTCGGCGTGATCACCTCGCCCGCCTCCTACGACGCCGTGCTCGCCGCGGTCTCCGCGGGCGGGTTCACCCTCGCCCAGCGGCAGCGGCTGGCTGCCGAGGCGTTCGTCCACACGGCGACGTACGACGTCGCGGTCGCCTCGTGGATGGGCAGCGTGCTGACCGACACCTCCGAGGGCGACGGGTTCCCGGCGTGGGTCGGGGCGACCTGGACCAAGGCCACCGGCCTGCGCTACGGCGAGAACCCGCACCAGCCCGCCGCGCTCTACGTCGACGACCACGGCCCGGCCGGGCTCGCCCAGGCCGAGCAGCTGCACGGCAAGGAGATGTCCTACAACAACTTCCTCGACACCGACGCCGCCCGCCGCGCCGCCTACGACTTCGACGAGCCGGCCGTGGCGATCATCAAGCACGCCAACCCGTGCGGCATCGCCGTCGGCAGCGACGTCGCCGAGGCCCACCGCCGCGCCCACGAGTGCGACCCGACCTCGGCGTTCGGTGGCGTGATCGCGGCCAACCGGCCGGTCACGGTCGCCATGGCCGAGCAGGTCGCCGAGGTCTTCACCGAGGTCATCGTCGCCCCGGCGTACGACGACGGCGCGGTCGAGGTACTGGCCCGCAAGAAGAACATCCGGGTCCTGGTCGCCGAGGCGCCCACCCGCGGAGGCGTCGAGACCCGCCCGGTGTCGGGAGGCCTGCTGATGCAGCACCGCGACGCCATCGACGCCGACGGCGACGACCCGACCACCTGGACCCTCGCCACCGGCACGCCCGCCTCGCCCGAGGTCCTCGCCGACCTCGCGTTCGCGTGGCGCGCGGTGCGCGCGGCGAAGTCCAACGCCATCCTGCTCGCCAAGGACGGCGCGTCCGTCGGCGTCGGCATGGGCCAGGTCAACCGCGTCGACTCCTGCCGGCTCGCGGTCTCGCGCGCCGGCGATCGGGCCGCCGGCTCGGTGGCCGCCTCCGACGCGTTCTTCCCGTTCGAGGACGGCCCGCAGATCCTCATCGACGCCGGAGTCGCGGCGATCGTGCAGCCCGGTGGGTCGATGCGCGACAACCTGACCGTCGAGGCCGCCGAGGCCGCGGGGGTCACGATGTACTTCACCGGGACGCGGCACTTCGCGCATTGA
- a CDS encoding DUF6350 family protein translates to MTTLLPPPHRSSARSAGRSSDQVRHDLATRRPLVLVSVAGGATAAAATLLVCLATGVAGWYLSDGGAHGAPRDGLRIGALGWLMGHGSGVSVGGVPITAMPLGVTLMCAWAIWRVGQRIGWSVSGHGPDADGIADGQRDVVVPLAALMFAAGYVLVAVVTITLAASAATAPSTPRVVLWSLLLCAVVGVPAIAAGAGRLAIWTAYVPVTVRASAAVARRIVTVWLVVSLAAFVVALVVDFSTAANVMGQVGGGGGALALVIVLSIVLLPNAVLFSSSYLLGPGFTVGTGTLVSPGAVVLGALPAFPMLAALPDEGPTPAWTGWVFLLPPVVAFAAAAWSQWVWPTAYYAEGAVRGAAGGITAGVLFGLATSLAGGAVGPGRMADVAPYAFDVLLHAVTAFGIGGLLGGLAVTWWQRRTMPVEVTLDQ, encoded by the coding sequence ATGACCACGTTGCTCCCGCCTCCCCACCGGTCCTCGGCCCGATCTGCCGGCCGCTCGAGCGACCAGGTCCGCCACGACCTGGCGACCCGACGCCCGCTGGTGCTGGTCTCCGTCGCCGGCGGCGCGACCGCGGCTGCGGCCACCCTGCTGGTCTGCCTGGCCACCGGGGTCGCCGGCTGGTACCTCAGCGACGGCGGCGCGCACGGGGCCCCTCGCGACGGTCTGCGCATCGGCGCCCTGGGCTGGCTGATGGGGCACGGCTCCGGCGTGAGCGTCGGGGGAGTCCCGATCACGGCGATGCCCCTCGGCGTCACCCTGATGTGTGCCTGGGCGATCTGGCGCGTCGGTCAACGCATCGGCTGGTCGGTCTCGGGCCACGGGCCCGACGCCGACGGCATCGCCGACGGCCAGCGCGACGTCGTGGTGCCGCTGGCGGCGCTGATGTTCGCCGCGGGCTACGTCCTGGTGGCCGTGGTGACGATCACGCTCGCCGCCTCCGCGGCGACCGCGCCGAGCACCCCGCGGGTCGTGCTGTGGTCGCTGCTGCTGTGTGCTGTCGTGGGCGTCCCCGCGATCGCGGCCGGAGCGGGTCGCTTGGCGATCTGGACGGCGTACGTCCCGGTGACGGTGCGGGCCTCTGCCGCCGTCGCGCGCCGGATCGTGACGGTGTGGCTCGTGGTGTCCCTCGCGGCGTTCGTCGTGGCGCTGGTGGTCGACTTCTCGACCGCGGCCAACGTGATGGGTCAGGTCGGCGGGGGCGGCGGAGCGCTCGCGCTCGTCATCGTCCTCAGCATCGTCCTGCTGCCCAACGCCGTGCTGTTCAGCAGCTCCTACCTCCTCGGCCCTGGCTTCACCGTCGGCACCGGCACCCTGGTCTCCCCGGGCGCCGTGGTCCTCGGAGCGCTGCCGGCGTTCCCCATGCTCGCCGCCCTCCCCGACGAGGGCCCGACCCCGGCCTGGACCGGGTGGGTGTTCCTGCTGCCGCCGGTCGTGGCGTTCGCCGCGGCCGCCTGGTCGCAGTGGGTGTGGCCGACGGCCTACTACGCCGAGGGCGCCGTGCGCGGTGCCGCCGGCGGCATCACCGCCGGTGTGCTGTTCGGGCTGGCCACCTCCCTCGCCGGTGGAGCGGTCGGGCCGGGCCGGATGGCCGACGTGGCGCCGTACGCCTTCGACGTGCTGCTGCACGCCGTCACCGCCTTCGGCATCGGTGGACTGCTCGGCGGCCTCGCCGTGACGTGGTGGCAGCGGCGGACCATGCCGGTCGAGGTCACGCTCGACCAGTAG